Proteins from one Amycolatopsis benzoatilytica AK 16/65 genomic window:
- a CDS encoding FAD-dependent monooxygenase: MRVLIAGGGVAGTVTAMALQLAGHEPVVFEAHPSGGADAGAFLTVMHNGMDALRAIGADTPVIDASFAALGVEAIGPDGATVGTRTFDSGLDGPRTLTRAVFYRVLQQEAERRGIQLVHGRRLTGATGTDRVTASFADGTTESGDLLIGADGLHSVVRTLIDPRAEPPRYTGLTVVYGYTRAEGLPAAPGVYRMIRGSRAAFGYTTAPDGATFWFARVPDVERSRDELAAVTPAGWREFTHAAFAGDPLPCAEIVAATGDDVYGGHSYDLPTTRVWSTPTMALVGDAAHAASPAAGQGASMALEDSVVLGQCLRDLPDAPAAFAAYERLRRARVEKLVAVSAGNDTGADRGWAYRHHLDWRARITA; the protein is encoded by the coding sequence ATGCGGGTTCTGATCGCCGGCGGCGGAGTCGCCGGCACCGTCACGGCGATGGCGCTGCAGCTGGCCGGGCACGAACCGGTGGTGTTCGAAGCGCATCCCAGCGGGGGAGCGGACGCCGGTGCTTTCCTGACCGTCATGCACAACGGGATGGACGCGTTGCGAGCCATCGGCGCCGACACTCCGGTGATCGACGCGTCCTTCGCCGCGCTCGGCGTCGAGGCCATCGGCCCGGATGGCGCCACGGTCGGCACCCGCACCTTCGACAGCGGTCTCGACGGTCCGCGCACTCTCACCCGCGCGGTGTTTTACCGCGTGCTCCAACAAGAAGCGGAACGCCGCGGCATCCAGCTGGTGCACGGCCGCCGTCTCACCGGGGCGACCGGGACCGACCGCGTCACCGCGAGCTTCGCCGATGGCACCACCGAATCGGGTGATCTGCTCATCGGTGCGGACGGTCTGCACTCCGTCGTTCGAACGCTCATCGACCCGCGGGCCGAGCCGCCGCGCTACACCGGCCTCACGGTGGTCTACGGCTACACCCGGGCCGAAGGCCTGCCCGCCGCCCCCGGCGTCTACCGGATGATCCGCGGCAGCCGTGCCGCGTTCGGCTACACCACCGCTCCGGACGGCGCGACTTTCTGGTTCGCTCGCGTCCCGGACGTCGAACGTTCCCGGGACGAGCTAGCCGCCGTCACCCCGGCCGGCTGGCGTGAGTTCACTCACGCCGCGTTCGCCGGCGACCCGTTGCCGTGCGCCGAAATCGTGGCCGCGACCGGTGACGACGTGTACGGCGGGCACTCCTACGACCTGCCGACCACGCGCGTCTGGTCGACCCCGACGATGGCTCTCGTCGGCGACGCCGCCCACGCCGCGTCGCCTGCCGCGGGGCAGGGTGCGTCGATGGCACTGGAGGACTCAGTGGTCCTCGGCCAGTGCCTGCGCGACCTGCCGGACGCACCCGCCGCGTTCGCCGCCTACGAGCGGCTGCGCCGGGCGCGGGTGGAGAAACTGGTCGCGGTCAGCGCGGGCAACGACACCGGCGCGGACCGAGGCTGGGCATACCGGCATCATCTGGACTGGCGAGCGCGAATCACGGCGTGA
- a CDS encoding YbjQ family protein — translation MTQAAPPQQAHQQFPILLSTMNDLPGYRVVRVFGEVFGLTVRSRNMFSNIGSGFKAMGGGELKGLTKLLSDSRYEALFRLCQEAMNHGANAVLALRFDCNEIAGTASEIAAYGTAVYVVPDGAQQAPQQQAPQQQQAPQQQYAQQGQQQFQAPPQG, via the coding sequence ATGACTCAAGCTGCCCCACCGCAACAGGCGCACCAGCAGTTCCCCATCCTGCTGTCGACGATGAACGATCTGCCCGGGTACCGGGTGGTCCGCGTGTTCGGCGAGGTCTTCGGCCTCACCGTCCGCAGCCGCAACATGTTCTCCAACATCGGGTCCGGTTTCAAGGCGATGGGCGGCGGCGAGCTCAAGGGCCTGACCAAGCTGCTGTCCGACTCCCGGTACGAGGCGCTCTTCCGCCTGTGCCAGGAAGCCATGAACCACGGCGCCAACGCGGTCCTCGCGCTCCGCTTCGACTGCAACGAGATCGCCGGCACCGCCAGCGAGATCGCCGCTTACGGCACCGCGGTGTACGTGGTCCCGGACGGCGCTCAGCAGGCTCCGCAACAGCAGGCACCGCAACAGCAGCAGGCACCCCAGCAGCAGTACGCGCAGCAGGGCCAGCAGCAGTTCCAGGCCCCGCCGCAGGGCTGA
- a CDS encoding AMP-dependent synthetase/ligase produces MREYSAPAGKPVSDDENLADVVWANAERFSDVVSFRRQVEGTWLDVTAKDFADQVAAVAKGLIAAGVGHGDRVALMSKTRYEWTLIDFAIWAAGAVTVPIYETSSPEQVYWILSDSAAKAVFVETATHQKAVEEIGSRLSALENTWRIEGDSPAVDRLTALGTEVSDEDLHARRRGVTANETATIVYTSGTTGRPKGVELTHRNLLAEIRADIEAFPELMEQGNSLLCFLPLAHILARAIAITALSARVTLGHTPDVKNLVPDLGTFRPTFVVAVPRVFEKVYNTAKQKAHSDGKGKIFDAAEATAVAYSEAQENGGAGFALKAKHLVFDKLVYGKLRAALGGRCIAAVSGGAPLGARLAHFFRGIGVPVFEGYGLTETSAAANVNTTAAFRVGTVGRPVAGTSVRIADDGEVLLKGDVVFGRYYNNPEASAEALTDGWFHTGDIGELDADGFLKITGRKKEIIVTAGGKNVAPSGLEDTIKSSPLVSQVMVVGDQRPFIAALVTVDEEYFPSWKTQHGKPAGATVSELADDADLRAEIQAAVDEANKQVSHAEAIKKFTVLANDFTEAGGEITPSLKLKRNVVNKNYASDIEALYRK; encoded by the coding sequence GTGCGCGAATACAGCGCCCCCGCCGGCAAGCCGGTGAGCGACGACGAGAACCTGGCTGATGTCGTCTGGGCGAACGCGGAGCGTTTCTCCGACGTGGTCAGCTTCCGGCGGCAGGTCGAGGGCACCTGGCTGGACGTGACCGCGAAGGACTTCGCGGACCAGGTCGCGGCCGTGGCGAAGGGCCTGATCGCGGCCGGCGTCGGCCACGGCGACCGGGTCGCATTGATGTCCAAGACCCGCTACGAGTGGACTCTGATCGACTTCGCGATCTGGGCCGCCGGCGCGGTGACCGTCCCGATCTACGAGACGTCCTCGCCCGAGCAGGTGTACTGGATCCTGTCGGACTCGGCGGCCAAGGCCGTGTTCGTGGAGACCGCCACGCACCAGAAGGCGGTCGAGGAGATCGGCTCGCGGCTGAGCGCGCTGGAGAACACCTGGCGGATCGAGGGCGACTCCCCCGCCGTCGACCGGCTGACCGCGCTGGGCACCGAGGTCTCCGACGAGGACCTGCACGCCCGCCGCCGCGGCGTCACCGCGAACGAGACGGCCACCATCGTCTACACCTCGGGCACCACCGGGCGGCCCAAGGGCGTCGAGCTGACCCACCGGAACCTGCTGGCCGAGATCCGCGCGGACATCGAGGCGTTCCCGGAGCTGATGGAGCAGGGCAACTCGCTGCTGTGCTTCCTGCCGCTGGCGCACATCCTCGCCCGCGCGATCGCCATCACCGCGCTCAGCGCCCGGGTCACGCTCGGCCACACGCCGGACGTGAAGAACCTGGTGCCCGACCTCGGCACCTTCCGGCCGACGTTCGTGGTGGCCGTGCCGCGCGTGTTCGAGAAGGTCTACAACACCGCGAAGCAGAAGGCGCACAGCGACGGCAAGGGCAAGATCTTCGACGCCGCCGAGGCGACCGCGGTGGCCTACAGCGAGGCGCAGGAGAACGGCGGCGCCGGGTTCGCTTTGAAGGCGAAGCACCTGGTTTTCGACAAGCTCGTTTACGGCAAGCTCCGCGCCGCGCTCGGCGGCCGCTGCATCGCCGCGGTGTCCGGCGGGGCCCCGCTCGGCGCGCGGCTGGCGCACTTCTTCCGCGGCATCGGCGTGCCGGTGTTCGAGGGCTACGGCCTCACCGAGACGTCCGCGGCGGCGAACGTGAACACCACCGCGGCGTTCCGCGTCGGCACCGTCGGCCGCCCGGTCGCGGGCACCTCGGTGCGGATCGCCGACGACGGCGAGGTGCTGCTCAAGGGCGACGTCGTGTTCGGCCGGTACTACAACAACCCCGAGGCGAGCGCGGAAGCGCTCACCGACGGCTGGTTCCACACCGGCGACATCGGCGAACTGGACGCCGACGGCTTCCTCAAGATCACCGGCCGCAAGAAGGAGATCATCGTGACGGCGGGCGGCAAGAACGTCGCCCCGTCCGGCCTGGAGGACACCATCAAGTCCTCGCCGCTGGTCAGCCAGGTGATGGTGGTCGGCGACCAGCGGCCGTTCATCGCCGCACTGGTGACCGTGGACGAGGAGTACTTCCCGTCGTGGAAGACCCAGCACGGCAAGCCGGCCGGCGCGACGGTGTCCGAACTGGCCGACGACGCCGACCTGCGCGCGGAGATCCAGGCGGCGGTGGACGAAGCGAACAAGCAGGTGTCGCACGCCGAGGCGATCAAGAAGTTCACCGTGCTGGCCAACGACTTCACCGAGGCGGGCGGCGAGATCACGCCCAGCCTGAAGCTGAAGCGCAACGTGGTGAACAAGAACTACGCGTCCGATATCGAGGCGCTGTACCGGAAGTGA
- a CDS encoding metallophosphoesterase family protein, which translates to MRVHVVSDVHGNADALKRAGEGADALVVLGDLLDFVDYHDHDKGIMGTLFGAEKVGEFARLRREGTRDQTVAYSRSLWATLDDPAAAVHEAVHEQYSTLFASMTAPTYAIPGNVDEPSVWPEFAGAGVRLVDGEVVVIGGLRFGFAGGAVLPDGVVPRPRKGAAWRPYLRTRAEFDAAVAQLEQVEVLCTHIPPAVPELTYDVIARRSEVGSAALVELIREQRPRWSVFGHVHQPLAARRRVGRTECRNVGHFKETGQPYVLRW; encoded by the coding sequence GTGCGGGTTCACGTCGTTTCGGACGTGCACGGCAATGCGGACGCGCTGAAGCGGGCGGGGGAGGGGGCGGACGCGCTGGTCGTCCTGGGCGACCTGCTCGACTTCGTCGACTACCACGACCACGACAAAGGCATCATGGGCACGCTGTTCGGCGCGGAGAAGGTCGGCGAGTTCGCGCGTCTGCGCCGCGAAGGCACCCGGGACCAGACTGTCGCCTACTCGCGCTCCCTGTGGGCCACCCTGGACGATCCGGCCGCAGCGGTGCACGAGGCGGTCCACGAGCAGTATTCGACACTGTTCGCCTCGATGACCGCGCCCACCTACGCGATCCCCGGCAACGTCGACGAGCCGTCGGTGTGGCCGGAGTTCGCCGGTGCCGGCGTGCGGCTCGTGGACGGCGAGGTGGTCGTCATCGGCGGCCTGCGGTTCGGCTTCGCCGGCGGCGCGGTGCTGCCGGACGGCGTGGTTCCGCGGCCTCGCAAGGGCGCGGCCTGGCGGCCGTACCTGCGCACGCGTGCGGAGTTCGACGCCGCGGTGGCGCAGTTGGAGCAGGTCGAGGTGCTGTGCACGCACATTCCGCCCGCGGTGCCCGAACTGACCTACGACGTGATCGCGCGACGCTCCGAGGTCGGTTCGGCGGCGTTGGTCGAGCTGATCCGCGAACAGCGCCCGCGCTGGTCGGTGTTCGGGCACGTGCACCAGCCGCTGGCCGCGCGACGGCGGGTCGGCCGGACCGAATGCCGTAACGTCGGTCACTTCAAGGAGACCGGGCAGCCCTACGTGCTGCGCTGGTGA
- a CDS encoding SRPBCC family protein: MAEQSTQSIEVDAEPARVMSVISDFPAYPEWAKAVRETEVLATCDDGRAKQVKLTLDAGPIKDVYTLEYDWDASGLGVSWHLVRGQMQKAQNGRYALEPLDGGRTRVTYTLSVELALPMIGLLRRKAEKMVMDTALKELKRRAEG, translated from the coding sequence ATGGCGGAGCAGTCCACGCAGTCCATCGAGGTCGACGCCGAGCCCGCACGGGTGATGTCGGTGATCTCCGATTTCCCCGCGTACCCGGAATGGGCCAAGGCGGTCCGGGAGACCGAGGTCCTCGCGACCTGCGACGACGGCCGGGCGAAGCAGGTGAAACTGACCCTCGACGCGGGTCCGATCAAGGACGTGTACACGCTCGAGTACGACTGGGACGCCTCCGGCCTCGGCGTCAGCTGGCACCTGGTCAGGGGCCAGATGCAGAAGGCGCAGAACGGCCGGTACGCCCTGGAGCCGCTGGACGGCGGCCGCACCCGGGTCACCTACACGCTGTCGGTGGAGCTGGCGTTGCCGATGATCGGCCTGCTGCGGCGCAAGGCCGAGAAGATGGTCATGGACACCGCGCTGAAGGAGCTCAAGCGCAGGGCTGAGGGCTGA
- a CDS encoding ArsA family ATPase, with product MRILLFTGKGGVGKTTLAAATGAALAGRGRKTLVVSTDPAHSLADAFGTPLGTDPAEVEGTAGLWAAQVDSRTLADRTWHELRGELRKVLTGAGLDILDAEELTVLPGVDELLALSEVQRLASHGPWDTVVVDCGPTAETLRLLSLPEAVSGYLTRMYGTRRVAASIRRLGTHLDALRSLLTDPAVTTVRLVLTPERLVVAEARRTLTSLALRGIAVDGLIANRLMPAPGLWRGSAAKWLRTRRDQQDAVLAELAAAGFRPALVEHRASEPVGTTALAELARELYGSRDPLAGNGKPVTPLLTVTAGTAGTAATSPGGGFRLRVALPLERDSVLDLARVDDDLAITVDGFRRLVALPETLRPCRITGAESDADGLTITLAEERGPE from the coding sequence ATGCGGATCCTGCTGTTCACCGGCAAGGGGGGTGTCGGGAAGACCACGCTCGCCGCGGCAACCGGCGCCGCCTTGGCAGGCCGCGGCAGGAAAACCCTGGTGGTTTCGACCGACCCGGCCCATTCGCTGGCGGACGCCTTCGGCACGCCGCTGGGCACCGACCCGGCCGAGGTCGAGGGCACCGCCGGGTTGTGGGCCGCGCAGGTGGACTCGCGCACGCTGGCCGACCGGACCTGGCACGAGTTGCGCGGCGAGCTGCGCAAGGTGCTGACCGGAGCTGGTCTGGACATTCTGGACGCTGAAGAGCTGACCGTCCTGCCAGGCGTCGACGAGCTCCTGGCGTTGAGCGAGGTCCAGCGGCTGGCTTCGCACGGGCCGTGGGACACCGTGGTGGTCGATTGCGGCCCGACCGCGGAAACCCTTCGGCTGTTGTCGCTGCCGGAAGCGGTGTCCGGCTACCTGACCCGGATGTATGGCACCCGCCGGGTCGCGGCGTCGATCCGCCGTCTGGGCACGCACCTGGACGCCCTCCGTTCTCTGCTCACCGATCCGGCCGTGACGACCGTGCGGCTGGTGCTGACCCCGGAACGCCTGGTGGTGGCCGAAGCCCGGCGCACCCTCACCTCGCTGGCGCTGCGCGGGATCGCGGTGGACGGCCTGATCGCGAACCGTTTGATGCCCGCGCCCGGGCTCTGGCGCGGCTCGGCGGCGAAGTGGCTGCGGACCCGCCGCGACCAGCAGGACGCGGTGCTGGCCGAGCTGGCGGCGGCCGGCTTCCGCCCCGCGCTCGTGGAACACCGCGCGAGCGAACCCGTGGGCACGACAGCGCTCGCCGAACTGGCCCGCGAGCTGTACGGCAGCCGGGATCCGTTGGCGGGCAACGGAAAACCGGTGACTCCGCTGCTGACAGTGACGGCGGGGACGGCGGGGACGGCAGCGACCTCCCCGGGCGGCGGATTCCGGCTGCGCGTCGCACTGCCGCTGGAGCGGGATTCGGTGCTCGACCTGGCCCGGGTGGACGACGATCTGGCGATCACCGTGGACGGGTTCCGCCGGCTGGTCGCGCTGCCGGAGACGCTGCGGCCCTGCCGGATCACCGGCGCGGAGTCCGACGCGGACGGGCTGACGATCACTTTGGCGGAGGAGCGGGGGCCCGAGTGA
- a CDS encoding ROK family protein, whose protein sequence is MDVGGTSVRAGVVDERGSVLDTARVGTPGEENALEDAIAGVVEDLRNRHDVAAVGLAVAGFVTRDRRSVMFAPHLAWRDAPVADRIAKRVGLPVTLEHDVNSAVVAEHRFGAARGAGVAALVALGTGIGAGLLLDGEIYRGAYGVAPELGHLTVVRDGRACPCGKYGCWERYCSGTALAATAVELLARYPGRSTVLSREIAGDPGSVTGRRVARAARDGDPIALRAMAELAKWLGEGLALVADVFDPEIIVIGGGVSESAPLFLDEAREHYAGAITGARHRPLARIRTAHLGDDTAIVGAAALAMDTL, encoded by the coding sequence GTGGACGTCGGCGGCACCAGCGTGCGCGCCGGAGTCGTGGACGAGCGCGGCTCGGTGCTCGACACGGCGCGAGTCGGGACGCCGGGCGAAGAGAACGCGCTCGAGGACGCCATCGCCGGCGTCGTCGAGGACCTGCGCAACCGGCACGACGTCGCGGCGGTCGGCCTGGCCGTCGCCGGGTTCGTGACCCGCGACCGCCGGTCGGTGATGTTCGCCCCGCACCTGGCCTGGCGAGACGCGCCGGTGGCGGACCGGATCGCCAAACGCGTCGGCCTGCCGGTGACGCTGGAACACGACGTCAACTCGGCGGTCGTGGCCGAGCACCGGTTCGGCGCGGCCCGCGGGGCGGGTGTCGCGGCGCTGGTCGCGCTGGGCACCGGAATCGGCGCGGGCCTGCTGCTGGACGGCGAAATCTATCGCGGCGCGTACGGCGTCGCCCCGGAACTCGGCCACCTCACCGTGGTGCGGGACGGCCGCGCCTGCCCGTGCGGCAAATACGGCTGCTGGGAGCGCTACTGCAGCGGCACCGCGCTGGCGGCGACCGCGGTCGAGCTGCTGGCCCGCTACCCTGGCCGCTCGACGGTGCTGTCCCGCGAAATCGCCGGCGACCCGGGTTCGGTCACCGGCCGCCGGGTGGCGCGTGCCGCCCGCGACGGGGACCCGATCGCGCTGCGCGCGATGGCTGAGCTGGCCAAGTGGCTCGGCGAGGGACTCGCCTTGGTCGCGGACGTTTTCGATCCGGAGATCATCGTCATCGGCGGCGGGGTGTCGGAGTCCGCGCCGCTGTTCCTGGACGAGGCTCGCGAGCACTACGCCGGCGCGATCACCGGCGCCCGGCACCGTCCGCTCGCCCGGATCCGGACCGCGCACCTGGGCGACGACACGGCGATCGTCGGGGCAGCGGCGTTGGCGATGGACACGCTGTAG